From the Gordonia bronchialis DSM 43247 genome, one window contains:
- a CDS encoding universal stress protein, with protein sequence MGRHTGLHTDFGQYDDSGPLRRHRRGPEPTTRAEAALVVGWNRHPDSVAAVRFAVMLAHRLVAHIHVVHIVDLDDEPLDPDAPDWNEQFAATVDENALAARHLLDEVPASWTYHSGHGSAADLITAVAERYSALMVVIGSPRGGVMSHVDSLLGQSVARRVIGQRRIPVLLVPAGE encoded by the coding sequence ATGGGACGTCACACCGGACTTCACACCGACTTCGGACAGTACGACGACTCTGGGCCGTTGCGGCGGCACCGGCGCGGACCCGAACCGACCACACGAGCCGAGGCCGCACTCGTCGTCGGCTGGAACCGACACCCCGACAGCGTCGCCGCGGTCCGGTTCGCGGTGATGCTCGCGCACCGGCTCGTTGCGCACATTCACGTCGTCCACATCGTCGACCTCGACGACGAACCGCTCGACCCCGACGCCCCCGACTGGAACGAGCAGTTCGCGGCGACGGTCGACGAAAACGCCCTGGCCGCACGGCATCTGCTCGACGAGGTGCCCGCATCATGGACGTATCACAGTGGCCACGGCTCGGCTGCCGATCTCATCACCGCTGTTGCCGAACGGTATTCGGCGCTGATGGTGGTGATCGGGAGTCCGCGTGGGGGAGTGATGTCCCACGTGGATTCGTTGCTCGGGCAGTCGGTTGCGCGTCGCGTGATCGGGCAGCGGAGGATTCCGGTGTTGTTGGTGCCGGCTGGGGAGTGA
- a CDS encoding MarR family winged helix-turn-helix transcriptional regulator, with protein MPSSRADSGDSADDAMGLVHDLRRVVVAVELHGGDFAARHGMHATDVRALIALLDRERAGQQATPGWLAAHLGISSASATALVDRMESAGLVERARHDTDRRKITIAVSGDARELGWSFFGPLIDGVLAVTREFSADELDTVRRFLGSVAHAVDRAAPGQES; from the coding sequence ATGCCATCAAGTCGCGCAGACTCCGGCGACAGTGCGGACGATGCGATGGGGTTGGTTCACGATCTGCGTCGCGTAGTTGTCGCCGTCGAACTCCACGGCGGGGACTTCGCTGCCCGCCACGGGATGCACGCAACCGATGTACGCGCGCTCATCGCACTCCTCGATCGCGAGCGGGCGGGCCAGCAGGCGACGCCGGGATGGCTGGCGGCACACCTCGGCATCAGCAGCGCCTCGGCCACCGCGTTGGTGGACCGCATGGAATCTGCAGGTCTTGTGGAGCGCGCCCGTCACGACACCGATCGGCGGAAGATCACCATCGCGGTGAGTGGCGACGCCCGAGAGCTCGGCTGGTCGTTCTTCGGCCCTCTGATCGATGGGGTCCTGGCCGTCACCAGAGAGTTTTCCGCGGATGAACTCGACACGGTTCGACGGTTCCTCGGCAGCGTCGCTCACGCCGTGGACCGGGCGGCTCCCGGGCAAGAAAGCTGA
- the crcB gene encoding fluoride efflux transporter CrcB — translation MAPVPIDGEDVVVGVEGNADPAREPVDPDAAAPLPLHLQWRAVALVFLGGIVGTGLRYALEELFPTYGTGWPWATFGINLSGSFILGALLEVLVLAGPDDGWRRNVRVLVGTGFCGSYTTYSTFALETTQLGHHGAVGLGIAYVVSNVVLGVICAWAGIVVAGRLYRAQRGVVS, via the coding sequence ATGGCTCCTGTTCCGATTGACGGAGAGGATGTTGTCGTGGGCGTGGAAGGGAACGCAGATCCGGCGCGCGAACCGGTGGACCCGGATGCCGCCGCGCCGCTACCGCTACATTTGCAGTGGCGGGCCGTTGCGCTCGTGTTTCTCGGCGGGATCGTCGGCACCGGATTGCGGTACGCGCTCGAAGAACTTTTTCCGACCTACGGGACCGGTTGGCCGTGGGCGACTTTCGGGATCAACCTCAGTGGGTCGTTCATTCTCGGTGCGTTGCTCGAGGTGCTCGTCCTCGCCGGGCCTGACGACGGATGGCGGCGCAACGTCCGGGTGCTCGTGGGGACCGGGTTCTGTGGTTCTTACACCACCTACAGCACCTTCGCGCTCGAAACCACTCAGCTTGGCCATCACGGCGCGGTCGGGCTCGGGATCGCCTACGTGGTATCCAACGTGGTGCTGGGCGTGATCTGCGCCTGGGCGGGAATCGTCGTGGCAGGCCGGCTGTATCGCGCGCAGCGCGGGGTGGTGTCATGA
- a CDS encoding MSMEG_1061 family FMN-dependent PPOX-type flavoprotein yields the protein MHITSEEQLRAIVGDPHETVIKKAKTRLQDVHREWLAATPMIFVATSDADGRVDVSPKGDPAGKIAHVIDDRTIAIPERPGNRRVDGYLNILSNPRVGTISVIPGRGDTLRINGTARIVDDGPYFDDLAVRDQRPILAVEISTDEVYFHCAKAFLRSELWKPDTWRPDAVASLAQLTKRLMPEIADEIPDDYTEESFRPHLY from the coding sequence GTGCACATCACCAGCGAAGAGCAGCTACGGGCCATCGTCGGGGACCCGCATGAGACGGTCATCAAGAAGGCGAAGACCCGGCTGCAGGACGTGCATCGCGAATGGCTGGCCGCCACCCCGATGATCTTTGTCGCCACCTCGGACGCCGACGGCCGGGTCGACGTGTCGCCGAAGGGCGACCCGGCGGGCAAGATCGCGCACGTCATCGACGACCGCACCATCGCCATTCCCGAGCGTCCCGGCAACCGACGGGTTGACGGATATCTCAACATCCTGAGCAACCCGCGGGTGGGCACGATCTCGGTGATCCCCGGCCGCGGTGACACGCTGCGGATCAACGGCACCGCCCGCATCGTCGACGACGGCCCCTACTTCGACGACCTGGCCGTGCGTGACCAGCGTCCGATCCTGGCCGTCGAGATCAGCACCGACGAGGTGTACTTCCACTGCGCCAAGGCGTTTCTGCGCTCTGAGCTGTGGAAACCGGACACGTGGCGGCCCGACGCGGTGGCGTCGCTCGCGCAACTCACCAAGCGACTGATGCCCGAGATCGCCGATGAGATCCCCGACGACTACACCGAAGAGTCGTTCCGGCCGCACCTGTACTGA
- a CDS encoding alpha/beta hydrolase, with amino-acid sequence MADHDIADFVTSARGEEFFTAYDSLLARWPGTQSVDIRTEYGLTRVNICGPETGTAALLLPGWGATSMVFTANVGALAAAGYRPIALDYPGDAGRSVASSRRPQSTDELLDWLAIVLTGLGLDKVHVVAHSYGAMVALAFALSRHRDRVDGLVLLEPTSCFAGLRARYLIRALPTLVGGTPTRQRRFLEWETESSELTSSDVGRESLALACAAAAFPTRRPAIPRRPHSTSLALLDDHRTTVILAPRSKAHNAASIANRITVELPGAHVLTMSSGTHHSFPIAPADELNDALLSAIDAKFGGL; translated from the coding sequence GTGGCTGACCACGATATCGCCGACTTCGTCACCAGCGCACGTGGCGAGGAGTTCTTCACCGCATACGACTCATTGCTCGCGCGCTGGCCTGGCACTCAGTCGGTAGACATCCGCACCGAGTATGGACTGACACGCGTAAACATCTGCGGCCCCGAGACGGGCACAGCGGCGCTGCTGCTGCCGGGGTGGGGCGCAACGTCGATGGTGTTCACCGCGAACGTCGGAGCTCTCGCCGCAGCCGGATACCGGCCGATCGCGCTGGACTACCCGGGTGACGCCGGACGCAGCGTCGCATCATCCCGACGGCCCCAGAGCACCGACGAACTCCTCGATTGGCTCGCCATCGTCCTCACCGGCCTCGGTCTCGACAAAGTGCACGTGGTCGCGCACTCCTACGGCGCGATGGTCGCACTGGCCTTCGCCCTCAGTCGCCATCGCGATCGCGTGGATGGGCTCGTATTGCTCGAGCCCACATCGTGTTTCGCCGGTCTGCGAGCTCGATATCTGATTCGCGCACTACCCACGCTGGTCGGCGGCACACCAACCCGACAGCGTCGGTTCCTCGAGTGGGAAACCGAATCCAGCGAGCTCACCTCGTCAGACGTCGGCCGCGAGTCGCTCGCCCTCGCCTGCGCCGCAGCCGCGTTCCCGACACGACGACCCGCCATTCCGCGCCGTCCACATTCCACCTCACTCGCCCTCCTGGACGACCACAGGACGACGGTAATCCTCGCTCCACGCAGCAAGGCGCACAACGCCGCGTCCATTGCCAACCGGATCACCGTCGAGCTACCCGGGGCGCACGTCCTGACCATGTCGAGCGGCACCCACCATTCGTTTCCGATCGCGCCCGCTGACGAACTGAACGATGCGCTGCTGTCGGCAATCGATGCGAAGTTCGGGGGTCTCTGA
- a CDS encoding DUF2630 family protein has protein sequence MADTDKSIHAHITDLIAEEKDLRARRERGEVSREDETARLQDLEVALDQCWDLLRQRQAKRDAGADPDDAQVRPADVVEKYRN, from the coding sequence ATGGCCGACACCGACAAGTCCATTCACGCCCACATCACCGATCTGATCGCCGAGGAAAAGGACCTGCGCGCCCGGCGCGAGCGCGGCGAGGTCTCCCGCGAGGACGAGACCGCTCGGTTGCAGGATCTTGAGGTGGCGCTCGATCAGTGCTGGGATCTTCTGCGGCAACGGCAGGCCAAACGTGATGCGGGCGCCGACCCGGATGATGCGCAGGTTCGACCGGCCGACGTTGTCGAGAAGTACCGCAACTGA
- a CDS encoding DUF6790 family protein, whose amino-acid sequence MAEAGSVSSLDRVLRLSIRLIPFVGIAGTIVSTALDAATPGGDLGRDLLENSILWMIGVQGWMTGFGHMFFGEPIAESIGWPAKTPWQWEVGLASLATGVLGVMASGFGTQFWLATIIAFAVFYLGAAIGHVREMIVHKNFAPGNAGPIFFFDVVVPVYLIILYFVVT is encoded by the coding sequence ATGGCCGAAGCGGGTTCGGTGTCGTCGCTCGATCGAGTCCTGCGCCTGTCCATCCGGCTGATCCCGTTTGTCGGGATCGCCGGAACCATCGTGTCGACGGCTCTCGACGCGGCCACTCCCGGTGGTGATCTGGGGCGGGATCTACTGGAGAACTCGATCCTCTGGATGATCGGTGTGCAGGGGTGGATGACCGGGTTCGGGCACATGTTCTTCGGTGAGCCGATCGCCGAGTCGATCGGTTGGCCGGCGAAGACGCCCTGGCAGTGGGAGGTCGGGCTGGCCAGCCTCGCGACCGGTGTGCTCGGTGTGATGGCGTCGGGCTTCGGCACGCAGTTCTGGCTCGCCACCATCATCGCCTTCGCCGTGTTCTACCTCGGCGCCGCGATCGGGCATGTACGAGAGATGATCGTGCACAAGAACTTCGCACCGGGCAACGCGGGGCCGATCTTCTTCTTCGACGTGGTGGTGCCCGTTTACCTGATCATCCTGTACTTCGTCGTCACTTGA
- a CDS encoding universal stress protein yields the protein MTFRPPHHSRRWESFGPWIRPPGNGPIILGCNGSDASTQAIQAARDWVTGLDVVLVTATTGRHRLGHSTVMHDALKADAYLLTDAAITDEHLRSAREAMLRAGATSVRVVTDLGDPVTVLSGVAARLGAEVVVVGMNRRPSWLARALRRRIDDDIGLVVTDGTTHLRARRGAGAVATRRPATIPQVGLAHP from the coding sequence ATGACATTCCGACCACCGCACCACTCTCGCCGCTGGGAGAGCTTCGGCCCCTGGATCAGGCCACCCGGCAACGGCCCGATCATCCTGGGCTGCAACGGTTCCGACGCCTCAACTCAGGCGATCCAAGCGGCCCGCGACTGGGTCACCGGCCTCGATGTGGTGCTGGTGACCGCCACGACCGGCCGACACCGCCTCGGGCATTCCACCGTCATGCACGACGCACTGAAGGCCGACGCCTACCTGCTGACCGATGCCGCCATCACCGACGAGCATCTGAGATCGGCGCGGGAGGCGATGCTCCGCGCCGGCGCGACGTCGGTCCGGGTGGTGACCGACCTCGGCGATCCGGTGACCGTGCTCAGTGGTGTCGCAGCGCGTCTGGGCGCCGAAGTGGTGGTCGTCGGGATGAACCGCCGCCCGAGTTGGCTCGCCCGCGCGCTGCGTCGCCGGATTGACGACGACATCGGGCTCGTTGTCACCGACGGCACCACGCACCTGCGCGCCCGCCGCGGTGCCGGCGCCGTGGCGACCCGGCGGCCGGCGACGATTCCGCAGGTCGGACTGGCCCATCCGTGA
- the crcB gene encoding fluoride efflux transporter CrcB gives MTVVAILLAGALGSVARFVVDGAIKHRRATTFPWATLVINVTGSLLLGFLAGLVIYHSAPSEWQAILGTGFCGGYTTFSTASVETMRLAKRREGLAAVANAVGSVIASVVACAAGLALAWII, from the coding sequence ATGACGGTGGTCGCCATCCTGCTGGCCGGGGCCCTGGGCTCCGTGGCGCGGTTCGTGGTGGACGGTGCGATCAAGCATCGGCGTGCGACGACCTTCCCGTGGGCCACCCTCGTCATCAACGTGACCGGGTCGCTGCTGCTGGGTTTCCTCGCTGGTCTGGTGATCTACCATTCGGCGCCATCGGAGTGGCAGGCCATCCTGGGGACCGGATTCTGCGGCGGTTACACCACTTTCAGTACGGCCTCCGTCGAGACGATGCGGCTCGCCAAACGCCGTGAGGGTCTGGCCGCGGTGGCCAACGCCGTGGGATCGGTGATCGCGTCGGTGGTGGCGTGCGCGGCCGGACTCGCGCTGGCCTGGATCATCTGA
- a CDS encoding acyl-CoA dehydrogenase family protein has protein sequence MSINLELPKKLGVTIDQAHQAAAEIFRPISRKYDLREHAYPVELDTLASLYDGLSETGQAGAGADAGRSREKTAKPKPEGAIVNGGNMQSVVNVMETSWGDVGLMLSIPYQGLGNSAIAAVATDEQLERFGKVWAAMAITEPSFGSDSAAVTTTATLDGDEYVINGEKIFVTAGSRATHIVVWATVDKNLGRAAIKSFVVPREHPGVEVVRLEHKLGIRVSDTAVIRFENCRIPKENLLGSPEVDTKKGFGGVMQTFDNTRPLVAGMAVGVARAALEELRRILEEAGIEIDYDRPAADQHAAAAEFIRMESDFEAAYLLTMRACWMADNKQPNSLEASMAKAKAGRTGTDVTNKTVELTGTLGYSERLLVEKWARDSKILDIFEGTQQIQQLIIARRVLNKSSAELK, from the coding sequence ATGAGCATCAATCTCGAACTGCCCAAAAAGCTGGGCGTCACCATCGATCAGGCGCATCAGGCCGCGGCCGAGATCTTCCGGCCCATCTCCCGCAAGTACGACCTGCGCGAACACGCCTACCCCGTCGAACTCGACACGCTGGCAAGCCTGTACGACGGTCTGTCGGAAACCGGCCAGGCCGGAGCCGGTGCCGATGCGGGACGCAGCCGGGAGAAGACAGCCAAACCCAAGCCCGAGGGCGCGATCGTCAACGGCGGCAACATGCAGTCCGTCGTCAACGTCATGGAGACCTCCTGGGGCGACGTCGGCCTGATGCTGAGCATTCCGTATCAGGGACTGGGCAACTCGGCGATCGCCGCGGTGGCCACCGACGAGCAACTCGAACGCTTCGGCAAGGTGTGGGCCGCGATGGCGATCACCGAACCGAGCTTCGGCTCCGATTCGGCCGCGGTCACCACCACCGCCACCCTCGACGGCGACGAGTACGTCATCAACGGCGAGAAGATCTTCGTCACTGCCGGGTCGCGCGCCACCCACATCGTGGTCTGGGCGACCGTCGACAAGAACCTCGGCCGCGCCGCCATCAAGAGCTTCGTGGTGCCGCGTGAACACCCCGGTGTCGAGGTCGTACGCCTCGAACACAAACTGGGCATCCGGGTTTCGGACACCGCGGTCATCCGCTTCGAGAACTGCCGCATCCCCAAAGAGAATCTTCTCGGGTCACCGGAGGTGGACACCAAGAAGGGCTTCGGCGGTGTCATGCAGACCTTCGACAACACCCGGCCGCTGGTCGCGGGGATGGCCGTAGGCGTCGCCCGCGCCGCGCTCGAGGAGTTGCGCCGCATTCTCGAGGAAGCCGGTATCGAGATCGACTACGACCGGCCGGCCGCCGATCAGCACGCTGCCGCAGCGGAATTCATCCGCATGGAGTCCGACTTCGAGGCGGCCTACCTGCTGACCATGCGGGCGTGCTGGATGGCCGACAACAAGCAGCCCAACTCTCTCGAGGCGTCGATGGCCAAGGCCAAGGCCGGCCGCACCGGCACCGACGTCACCAACAAGACCGTCGAATTGACCGGCACGCTGGGCTATTCGGAGCGTCTGCTGGTGGAGAAGTGGGCCCGCGACTCGAAGATCCTCGACATCTTCGAAGGCACCCAGCAGATCCAGCAGCTGATCATCGCACGTCGCGTGCTGAACAAGAGCAGCGCCGAATTGAAGTGA